One Sulfolobus sp. S-194 DNA segment encodes these proteins:
- a CDS encoding HEPN domain-containing protein has protein sequence MYELHIALRKRSLEYLKASEETFIHGFYSASGLISQISAELAVKATIAFLGYSFPETHEIRKLLSVLSTLILKDEISAFIKAKGGAYPFRRW, from the coding sequence GTGTATGAGCTTCACATAGCTTTGCGTAAAAGGTCTTTAGAATATTTAAAAGCTTCTGAAGAAACATTTATTCATGGATTCTATAGCGCTTCTGGATTAATATCACAAATTTCCGCAGAACTTGCAGTTAAGGCAACTATTGCCTTTCTTGGCTATTCATTCCCAGAAACTCATGAAATAAGGAAGCTTTTGTCTGTGCTATCAACACTTATATTAAAAGATGAAATTTCAGCATTCATAAAAGCTAAGGGGGGAGCATATCCTTTTAGAAGATGGTAG
- a CDS encoding beta-CASP ribonuclease aCPSF1 — MSSLRLNIIATIYNNIPKEAGITKIEFEGPEIAIYVKNPTILADKTELLKKIAKDIRKRIVLKADEKARKDKKETIEIIKNIVPKEAEITDIKFDDELGEVLIKAKKPGLVIGKGGTIQNKIFFETFWRPIIVREPPLKSRTYDSILTHIYNETEYRAKMLKIFGERIHRELLFKDRNVRITALGGFQEVGRSAVLVETPESKVLLDVGLNPSVSYGEKLFPKLDIDQVRLEDIDAVVITHAHLDHCGMVPLLFKYGYNGPVYTTAPTRDIMALMQLDALDVAEKEGRPLPYTAKEVRKELLHTITLDYEEVTDIAPDIKLTFYNAGHILGSAMAHLHIGDGTHNIVYTGDFKYSRTKLLDKANDEFPRVDTLIMETTYGDHEQENREEAEAKLIEIINRTISRGGRVLIPVLAVGRGQEIMLVLNDAMKKKLIPEVPIYITGLVEEITAIHNAYPEMLSREVREAILYKDENPFMSEFFHRIEGYREDIAQGEPSIILATSGMLNGGPAVEFFKTMAPDNKNSIIFVSYQAEGTLGRKVSDGAQEIQIIDRDGRIENIQIKMEVTKVEGFSGHSDRRQLLNFLKNLNVKPKNLLLNHGEPGSIESFRRLVEREKEKIGMKGTKVYAPQILDSIRVV; from the coding sequence GTGTCGTCTCTTAGATTAAACATAATAGCAACAATATATAATAATATACCAAAAGAAGCTGGAATAACAAAAATTGAGTTTGAAGGTCCAGAAATAGCGATATACGTTAAGAATCCAACAATATTAGCTGATAAAACAGAATTGTTAAAGAAAATTGCGAAGGACATTAGAAAGAGGATTGTACTAAAAGCTGATGAGAAAGCAAGAAAAGATAAGAAAGAGACAATAGAGATTATAAAGAATATTGTACCAAAAGAGGCAGAAATTACAGATATAAAGTTTGATGATGAATTAGGTGAAGTACTAATAAAAGCTAAAAAGCCTGGACTTGTGATAGGAAAAGGAGGAACAATCCAGAATAAAATATTTTTCGAGACTTTTTGGAGACCTATAATAGTAAGAGAACCACCATTAAAATCTAGGACATATGATAGTATTTTAACACATATTTATAACGAGACTGAGTATAGAGCAAAGATGTTAAAAATCTTTGGTGAAAGAATACATAGAGAACTGTTATTCAAAGATAGAAATGTTAGGATAACTGCACTAGGTGGATTTCAAGAAGTAGGTAGATCTGCAGTATTAGTAGAAACTCCAGAAAGCAAAGTATTATTAGACGTGGGATTAAATCCAAGTGTAAGTTATGGAGAAAAATTATTTCCAAAACTTGACATTGATCAAGTAAGACTTGAAGATATTGATGCAGTCGTAATAACACATGCGCACTTAGACCATTGTGGAATGGTTCCTTTATTATTTAAATATGGATATAATGGTCCTGTCTATACAACTGCACCCACAAGAGATATAATGGCATTAATGCAATTAGATGCACTAGATGTAGCAGAAAAAGAAGGAAGACCCTTACCCTATACAGCCAAGGAAGTTAGGAAAGAATTACTACACACTATAACACTTGATTATGAAGAAGTTACTGATATAGCTCCAGATATTAAACTAACATTCTATAATGCTGGGCATATATTAGGCTCTGCTATGGCACATCTTCATATAGGTGATGGAACGCATAATATCGTTTATACTGGTGATTTCAAATACTCTAGAACTAAATTATTAGATAAGGCTAATGATGAGTTTCCAAGAGTTGACACGTTAATTATGGAGACAACATATGGAGACCATGAGCAAGAAAACAGAGAAGAAGCTGAGGCAAAACTTATAGAGATTATAAATAGAACTATTAGTAGAGGAGGAAGAGTACTAATCCCAGTTCTAGCCGTTGGAAGAGGTCAAGAAATAATGCTGGTTTTAAATGATGCAATGAAAAAGAAGTTAATACCAGAAGTACCAATCTATATTACAGGTTTAGTTGAAGAAATTACAGCAATACATAACGCTTACCCAGAAATGTTAAGCAGAGAAGTAAGGGAAGCAATACTATATAAAGATGAGAATCCGTTCATGTCGGAATTCTTCCACAGAATTGAAGGATATAGAGAAGACATTGCACAAGGCGAGCCATCAATTATCTTAGCAACATCTGGTATGTTAAACGGAGGCCCAGCAGTAGAATTCTTTAAGACAATGGCTCCAGATAATAAGAATTCGATAATATTCGTGAGTTACCAGGCAGAGGGAACATTGGGTAGAAAAGTGAGTGACGGAGCACAAGAAATACAAATTATTGATAGAGATGGTAGGATTGAAAATATACAAATAAAGATGGAAGTCACAAAAGTGGAAGGATTTTCCGGTCACTCTGATAGAAGACAACTCTTAAACTTCCTTAAGAATCTAAATGTAAAACCTAAGAATCTATTACTAAATCATGGTGAGCCAGGCTCTATAGAGTCTTTCAGAAGATTAGTAGAAAGAGAGAAAGAAAAAATTGGAATGAAAGGGACTAAAGTCTATGCTCCACAGATACTTGATAGTATAAGAGTAGTTTAA